A portion of the Eubacterium maltosivorans genome contains these proteins:
- the dnaG gene encoding DNA primase, whose product MAPRYSEEVINQVLQANDIIDVVSEYVTLKKAGSSYKGKCPFHNEKTASFTVSPDKQLYHCFGCGVGGNVIGFVMAIENLPFVDALKFLARRAHIILPENGSSAEDNERYRKKERLYELHRELANYYYLCLKKNRNAQYYLAGRKITPETIRAYGLGLAPDGWQNALGFLRQRGYTDQEMLDSGLVMRSENGRMYDRFRNRIMFPILNATGRIIGFGGRRISEEDHGPKYLNSPETMIFSKGTELFNMNHAKSNIVGGQMLIVEGYMDVISLYQHGVRNTVAALGTAFTAYHAALLGRYVGEVVLSFDGDAAGESATQKAITILKNTPLNVKILRLPIEDDPDTYIQKHGREAFEKKVTEAITIVEYEIGLLRNKFDLSQTDGRIKYINQAIAVLRQLSDEVQIDLYSKRLARETGIDLKVIRREVYRKKPMELTEEDVGEKIDYWQKMPKAYEEAQILFLRKGMMEPEVFKSGRLRAEHFSPGFFRELYVLITGLLEKGEHLSPAALMNHFEDAEQVKPVSAILMDDTPVESAKLEECIKTIMHFYRLTEIERIKQEISKASEEEAAVLMNKMITLKKEM is encoded by the coding sequence ATGGCGCCTCGTTATAGTGAAGAGGTTATTAACCAGGTGCTGCAGGCCAACGATATTATCGACGTTGTATCAGAGTATGTGACACTGAAAAAAGCCGGAAGCTCCTATAAGGGCAAGTGTCCTTTTCATAACGAAAAGACGGCTTCTTTTACAGTGTCGCCGGATAAGCAGCTGTATCACTGCTTTGGCTGCGGCGTAGGAGGAAATGTTATTGGCTTTGTCATGGCCATTGAAAATCTTCCTTTTGTGGATGCGCTGAAGTTTTTAGCCAGACGGGCGCATATTATTCTGCCGGAGAACGGCAGCAGTGCCGAGGATAATGAACGATACCGGAAAAAAGAACGCCTTTATGAACTGCACCGTGAGCTGGCCAACTATTACTATCTTTGTCTTAAAAAAAACCGAAATGCACAGTACTATCTGGCAGGCCGCAAGATCACACCGGAAACCATCAGGGCTTACGGCCTGGGACTGGCGCCGGATGGCTGGCAGAACGCTCTGGGGTTCCTGCGTCAAAGGGGGTATACTGATCAGGAGATGCTGGATTCCGGACTGGTGATGCGCAGTGAAAATGGGCGTATGTACGATCGTTTCAGGAACCGCATCATGTTTCCGATTCTGAACGCTACAGGCCGGATTATTGGCTTTGGCGGCAGGCGGATCAGCGAGGAGGATCACGGGCCAAAGTATTTAAACTCACCGGAAACCATGATTTTTTCAAAGGGAACCGAGCTTTTTAATATGAATCATGCCAAAAGCAATATTGTCGGTGGGCAGATGCTCATCGTCGAGGGCTATATGGATGTGATCTCACTTTATCAGCATGGCGTACGCAACACAGTAGCCGCTCTCGGCACAGCCTTTACCGCTTATCACGCAGCCCTTTTGGGGCGCTATGTGGGGGAGGTAGTGCTCAGCTTCGACGGTGACGCCGCTGGAGAAAGCGCTACGCAAAAAGCCATTACAATCTTGAAAAATACACCGTTGAATGTTAAAATATTAAGGTTACCCATTGAGGATGACCCGGACACTTATATTCAGAAGCACGGCAGAGAAGCCTTTGAGAAAAAAGTGACTGAGGCCATCACCATTGTCGAGTATGAGATCGGCCTTCTGAGGAATAAATTTGATCTCAGTCAAACCGACGGCCGGATTAAATACATTAATCAGGCCATCGCAGTGCTGAGACAGCTCTCCGATGAGGTTCAGATCGATCTTTACAGCAAGCGTCTTGCCAGAGAAACCGGAATTGACCTCAAGGTTATAAGACGGGAGGTATACCGCAAAAAGCCTATGGAACTGACGGAAGAGGATGTTGGCGAAAAGATTGACTACTGGCAGAAAATGCCAAAAGCCTATGAGGAGGCCCAGATTCTTTTTCTCAGAAAGGGAATGATGGAGCCAGAGGTCTTTAAATCCGGAAGACTGAGGGCAGAGCACTTTAGCCCGGGGTTTTTCAGAGAGCTTTATGTGCTTATTACAGGGCTGCTGGAAAAGGGTGAGCATCTGTCACCGGCAGCGCTTATGAACCATTTTGAGGATGCGGAGCAGGTAAAGCCAGTATCCGCTATTTTGATGGATGATACTCCTGTCGAAAGCGCGAAACTGGAGGAATGTATCAAAACCATCATGCATTTTTACCGTTTGACCGAAATCGAGCGGATAAAA